A stretch of the Amycolatopsis sp. BJA-103 genome encodes the following:
- a CDS encoding SDR family oxidoreductase, with protein sequence MAKNSVNGKVVLITGAARGIGAGLAERLAAQGAKVALVGIEAKEQQAVADKIGASAHAWEADVTSWDDLERATAGVVEHFGGIDVVIANAGIATSGFVRSVDPVAFEKVIEVDLLGVWRTFRVTLPHVIDRKGYLLAISSLAAITHAPGMANYAAAKAGVEAFSNSLRAEVAHLGVKVGVAHPTWIRTDLVESADQHPVFGKLRAGMPGLLGKTYPLKVALDLLQAGVNKRARTIHVPRWVGGLKLIRAFLPPIIEIGSRGRIKKADAAALVDIEQRGAYESSVTGQAGRAATKKG encoded by the coding sequence GTGGCCAAGAACAGCGTGAACGGCAAGGTCGTCCTGATCACCGGCGCCGCGAGGGGCATCGGCGCGGGACTCGCCGAACGCCTGGCCGCGCAGGGCGCGAAGGTCGCCCTGGTCGGCATCGAAGCCAAGGAACAGCAGGCCGTCGCCGACAAGATCGGCGCGAGCGCCCACGCCTGGGAAGCCGACGTCACCAGCTGGGACGACCTCGAACGCGCCACCGCCGGCGTCGTCGAGCACTTCGGCGGGATCGACGTCGTCATCGCGAACGCCGGCATCGCGACCTCCGGTTTCGTCCGGTCGGTGGACCCCGTCGCCTTCGAGAAGGTCATCGAGGTCGACCTCCTCGGCGTCTGGCGCACCTTCCGCGTCACCCTTCCGCATGTCATCGACCGCAAGGGCTACCTGCTCGCGATCTCGTCGCTGGCCGCGATCACCCACGCGCCCGGCATGGCGAACTACGCCGCCGCGAAGGCGGGCGTCGAAGCGTTCTCCAACAGCCTCCGCGCCGAAGTCGCCCACCTCGGCGTGAAGGTCGGTGTCGCGCACCCGACCTGGATCCGCACCGACCTCGTCGAAAGCGCCGACCAGCACCCGGTGTTCGGCAAGCTCCGCGCGGGCATGCCCGGCCTGCTCGGCAAGACGTACCCGCTGAAGGTCGCCCTCGACCTCCTCCAGGCCGGGGTCAACAAGCGCGCCCGCACCATCCACGTCCCGCGCTGGGTCGGCGGGCTCAAGCTCATCCGGGCGTTCCTGCCCCCGATCATCGAGATCGGCTCCCGCGGCCGGATCAAGAAGGCCGACGCGGCCGCACTCGTGGACATCGAGCAGCGTGGCGCGTACGAATCTTCAGTGACCGGTCAAGCAGGCCGGGCCGCCACGAAGAAGGGCTGA
- a CDS encoding pyridoxamine 5'-phosphate oxidase family protein produces the protein MSRRDQIRMTPDELAAYLDEQKVINVATVGPNGRPHLAPLWYYPHESGVATWTYGSSQKAKNLERDPRATVLIEDGESYDKLRGVSLEADVEVITDTAVVTQMGINLMQRYAGAKPGDPVPDELAGFIGKQAPKRIGLIFTPTKIVSWNHGKLGGTY, from the coding sequence ATGTCCCGTCGCGACCAGATCCGCATGACGCCCGACGAGCTCGCCGCGTACCTCGACGAGCAGAAGGTCATCAACGTCGCGACGGTCGGGCCGAACGGCCGCCCGCATCTGGCCCCGCTCTGGTACTACCCGCACGAGTCGGGCGTCGCGACCTGGACCTACGGCTCGTCGCAGAAGGCGAAGAACCTGGAACGCGACCCGCGCGCCACGGTGCTCATCGAGGACGGCGAAAGCTACGACAAGCTCCGCGGGGTCTCCCTGGAAGCCGACGTCGAGGTCATCACCGATACCGCCGTGGTCACCCAGATGGGTATCAACCTCATGCAGCGGTACGCAGGCGCGAAACCGGGCGACCCGGTGCCCGACGAGCTCGCCGGCTTCATCGGCAAGCAGGCCCCGAAGCGAATCGGGCTGATCTTCACGCCGACCAAGATCGTGAGCTGGAACCACGGGAAGCTCGGCGGGACATACTGA
- a CDS encoding flavin-containing monooxygenase → MTERFKVVIVGTGFSGLGQAIQLEKAGITDYVILEKADEVGGTWRDNSYPGCACDVQSHMYSFSYEQNPDWSRSFSPAPEIFQYLKDVTDKYRLRRKIRFGVELTGADWDDTARLWRVHTKAGEFEAQFVVSGVGGLHIPQVPKLPGIEKFQGQTWHSAQWNHEYDLRGKKVAVVGTGASAVQFVPRIAPDVDELTLFQRTPPWIMPKPDHAMPGWAKTAFRRIPGAQRLYRNALYWFLEVRAVGFNGHPAIMKAGEVIAKRHIGKGIKNPRLRKKVTPDYTMGCKRVLISNDYYPALNRSNVDVNTEGVREVKAHSVVDGNGVEHEVDAIIYGTGFKVTDALEYLDITGIGGRDLAKEWATEGMHTHKGISVSGFPNLFFLLGPNTALGHNSVVFMIESQARYVVDAIKLAGSRGAAALDVRAGVQEKFQRGIQDKLVKGVWTQGGCKSWYLDAKGVNRTIWPGFTWRYWLETRKVDPADYELSGRAS, encoded by the coding sequence ATGACCGAGCGATTCAAGGTCGTGATCGTGGGCACCGGGTTCTCCGGGCTCGGCCAGGCCATCCAGCTCGAAAAGGCCGGGATCACCGACTACGTGATCCTGGAGAAGGCGGACGAAGTCGGCGGTACGTGGCGCGACAACTCGTACCCCGGCTGCGCCTGCGACGTGCAGTCCCACATGTACTCGTTCTCGTACGAGCAGAACCCGGACTGGTCGCGGTCGTTCTCACCCGCCCCAGAGATCTTCCAGTACCTCAAGGACGTCACCGACAAGTACCGGCTGCGGCGCAAGATCCGGTTCGGCGTCGAACTCACCGGCGCCGACTGGGACGACACCGCGCGGCTCTGGCGCGTGCACACGAAGGCCGGTGAGTTCGAAGCCCAGTTCGTCGTCTCCGGTGTCGGCGGCCTGCACATCCCGCAGGTCCCCAAGCTGCCCGGGATCGAGAAGTTCCAGGGCCAGACCTGGCATTCCGCGCAGTGGAACCACGAATACGACCTGCGCGGCAAGAAGGTCGCCGTGGTCGGCACCGGCGCCAGCGCGGTCCAGTTCGTCCCGCGGATCGCCCCGGACGTCGACGAGCTGACGCTGTTCCAGCGCACGCCGCCGTGGATCATGCCGAAGCCCGACCACGCCATGCCGGGCTGGGCCAAGACCGCGTTCCGCCGGATTCCCGGGGCGCAAAGGCTCTACCGCAACGCGCTGTACTGGTTCCTCGAAGTGCGCGCCGTCGGCTTCAACGGCCACCCCGCGATCATGAAGGCCGGCGAGGTGATCGCGAAGCGCCATATCGGCAAGGGGATCAAGAATCCCCGGCTGCGCAAGAAGGTCACCCCGGACTACACCATGGGCTGCAAGCGGGTGCTGATCTCCAACGACTACTACCCGGCGCTCAACCGGTCCAATGTGGACGTCAACACCGAAGGCGTGCGCGAGGTCAAGGCGCACAGTGTCGTCGACGGGAACGGTGTCGAGCACGAAGTCGACGCGATCATCTACGGCACCGGCTTCAAGGTCACGGATGCCTTGGAATACCTGGACATCACCGGGATCGGCGGTCGCGACCTCGCCAAGGAATGGGCCACCGAGGGGATGCACACGCACAAGGGCATCAGCGTCTCCGGCTTCCCGAACCTGTTCTTCCTCCTCGGCCCGAACACCGCGCTGGGCCACAACTCCGTGGTGTTCATGATCGAATCGCAGGCGCGCTACGTCGTCGACGCGATCAAGCTCGCCGGCTCGCGGGGCGCCGCCGCGCTCGACGTCCGCGCCGGTGTCCAGGAGAAGTTCCAGCGCGGGATCCAGGACAAGCTCGTCAAGGGCGTGTGGACCCAGGGCGGCTGCAAGAGCTGGTACCTCGACGCGAAGGGCGTCAACCGCACGATCTGGCCGGGGTTCACCTGGCGCTACTGGCTCGAGACCCGCAAGGTCGACCCGGCCGACTACGAACTCAGCGGGAGGGCGTCATGA
- a CDS encoding metal-dependent hydrolase, producing the protein MTAQHEDHEQIVLHARDVKFDWASLPMHWIPGEPQATHTINVLHLALPEGERWFVEVFKQAVPLIRDERLKEDVLGFIGQEAMHAEAHDGAAEHLEAAGVHVRPYIAQMEWMFRRLLGDRELSAKRREEWLIERLAVIAAIEHYTAFLGQWILDAKALDDANANPTMLDLLRWHGAEEVEHRSVAFDLFMHLDGRYGRRVRSMLVVTPVLAWVFLRGTRFLMKNDPTRPGKTSFRTYLRVAKLGLLPSGKQLRREIKPYFKKSYHPTETGNTDQAVAYLASSPAALAADEPQ; encoded by the coding sequence ATGACGGCTCAGCACGAAGACCACGAGCAGATCGTCCTGCACGCGCGCGACGTCAAGTTCGACTGGGCCTCGCTGCCGATGCACTGGATCCCCGGCGAACCGCAGGCGACGCACACCATCAACGTGCTGCACCTGGCGCTGCCGGAAGGCGAACGCTGGTTCGTCGAGGTGTTCAAGCAGGCCGTCCCGCTGATCCGCGACGAGCGGCTCAAGGAGGACGTCCTCGGCTTCATCGGCCAGGAGGCCATGCACGCCGAGGCGCACGACGGCGCCGCGGAGCACCTCGAAGCGGCGGGCGTCCACGTGCGGCCGTACATCGCGCAGATGGAGTGGATGTTCCGCCGTCTGCTCGGCGACCGCGAGCTTTCCGCCAAACGGCGCGAAGAATGGCTGATCGAGCGGCTCGCGGTGATCGCCGCGATCGAGCACTACACCGCGTTCCTCGGCCAGTGGATCCTCGACGCCAAGGCCCTCGACGACGCGAACGCGAACCCGACGATGCTGGATCTCCTGCGCTGGCACGGCGCCGAGGAGGTCGAGCACCGCTCGGTCGCCTTCGACCTGTTCATGCACCTCGACGGCCGCTACGGCCGTCGCGTGCGCAGCATGCTCGTCGTGACGCCGGTGCTCGCGTGGGTCTTCCTGCGCGGCACCAGGTTCCTCATGAAGAACGACCCGACGCGGCCGGGCAAGACAAGTTTCCGGACATATCTGCGAGTGGCGAAGCTCGGGTTGCTGCCTTCGGGCAAGCAACTGCGGCGCGAGATCAAGCCGTACTTCAAGAAGTCCTATCACCCCACGGAAACCGGCAACACCGACCAAGCCGTCGCGTACCTCGCGAGTTCCCCGGCCGCGCTGGCGGCCGACGAACCACAGTGA
- a CDS encoding PDR/VanB family oxidoreductase: MTPPTRPLRLDGSGRTDRAMASLTGVVAAYRRLSGVSGRRRPPVAAVDRDLPLVVDDLRAEADGVVSLRLVHERGEPLPRWRPGAHVDLSPRPGLVRQYSLCGDPDDRSAYRVGVRLLGEGSTAVHALKKGARITARGPRNAFPFVASPAYLFIAGGIGITPILPMVRQAAASGADWRLVYTGRDEASMPFLDELSEFGDRVWVRPDTDYGIPASGAELLEGAEKSAPIYCCGPVPMIVGVRTDAALRTSGPVFFERFSTPPIVGGKPFRVELARSGRTLDVPADRTTLDVLRETVPGIAYSCRQGFCGTCELPTVTGDRVRICVEREPVTLDL; this comes from the coding sequence GTGACGCCGCCGACGCGCCCGCTGCGGCTCGACGGCAGCGGGCGGACCGACCGCGCGATGGCGTCGTTGACCGGGGTCGTCGCGGCGTACCGCAGGCTCAGCGGCGTGAGCGGACGCCGCCGTCCGCCGGTGGCCGCCGTCGACCGCGATCTCCCGCTGGTCGTCGACGATCTCCGTGCCGAAGCCGACGGCGTGGTCAGCCTGCGGCTGGTGCACGAACGCGGCGAACCGCTGCCCCGGTGGCGGCCCGGCGCGCACGTCGACCTCTCGCCGCGGCCGGGACTGGTCCGGCAGTACTCCCTGTGCGGCGATCCGGACGACCGCTCGGCCTACCGCGTCGGCGTCCGGTTGCTGGGCGAGGGATCGACGGCGGTGCACGCCCTGAAGAAGGGCGCGCGGATCACCGCGCGCGGCCCGCGCAACGCGTTCCCGTTCGTCGCGAGCCCGGCGTACCTGTTCATCGCCGGCGGTATCGGGATCACGCCGATCCTGCCGATGGTGCGGCAGGCGGCCGCGTCCGGCGCGGACTGGCGGCTGGTCTACACCGGTCGCGACGAGGCTTCGATGCCGTTCCTGGATGAATTGTCCGAATTCGGCGACAGAGTCTGGGTTCGGCCGGACACGGACTACGGGATTCCCGCCTCGGGCGCGGAACTGCTCGAAGGGGCAGAAAAGAGTGCCCCGATTTACTGCTGCGGCCCGGTTCCGATGATCGTCGGCGTCCGGACGGACGCGGCGCTGCGCACTTCGGGACCGGTGTTCTTCGAGCGGTTTTCGACGCCGCCGATCGTCGGAGGCAAGCCGTTCCGCGTCGAACTGGCCCGCAGCGGCCGGACGCTGGACGTGCCCGCCGACCGGACCACGCTCGACGTCCTGCGCGAAACCGTGCCCGGTATCGCGTATTCGTGCAGGCAGGGGTTCTGCGGGACCTGCGAGCTGCCGACGGTGACCGGTGACCGCGTCCGGATCTGCGTCGAACGCGAGCCGGTCACCCTCGACCTCTGA
- a CDS encoding YciI family protein has protein sequence MAWFLVEIRYVQEKLEEVRPRHRKFLSDLAEQGVVALGGPLGDGSGGVSLYQAADEAALTEIIDQDPYHLEGVVAQRTVREFKPVIGAWLPQEA, from the coding sequence ATGGCCTGGTTCCTGGTGGAGATCCGGTACGTGCAGGAAAAGCTGGAGGAAGTGCGGCCCCGGCACCGGAAATTCCTCTCCGACCTCGCCGAACAGGGCGTCGTCGCGCTCGGTGGCCCGCTGGGCGACGGCTCGGGCGGCGTCTCGCTCTACCAGGCGGCCGACGAGGCGGCGCTGACCGAGATCATCGATCAGGACCCGTACCACCTCGAAGGTGTCGTCGCCCAGCGAACCGTGCGCGAGTTCAAGCCGGTGATCGGCGCCTGGCTGCCGCAAGAAGCCTGA
- a CDS encoding SigE family RNA polymerase sigma factor: MLEGNAERSVEVTLGHLRTMDGPVTPPPPAAPLTLEDLYRQHRMRLVRLAILLVDEPATAEDVVQEAFTGLHRNWGKLRDAAAAVGYLRTAVVNGSRSVLRRRKTAREYVAPHAVNARSAESLAMLSSEHQAVVSALSKLPPRQREVLVLRYYGGLSEAEISEAAGISKGTVKSTASRALEALQKAMQSPN; this comes from the coding sequence ATGCTCGAGGGCAACGCGGAACGCAGTGTCGAGGTGACCCTCGGCCATCTGCGCACCATGGACGGACCGGTCACGCCACCGCCGCCGGCGGCGCCGCTGACCCTTGAGGATCTCTATCGCCAGCACCGGATGCGGCTCGTCCGGCTGGCCATCCTGCTCGTGGACGAACCGGCCACGGCCGAGGACGTCGTCCAGGAGGCGTTCACCGGGCTCCACCGCAACTGGGGAAAGCTGCGGGACGCCGCCGCGGCCGTCGGCTACCTGCGCACCGCGGTGGTCAACGGATCACGCAGTGTGCTGCGCCGCCGCAAGACCGCTCGCGAGTACGTCGCGCCGCACGCCGTCAACGCGCGTTCGGCCGAAAGCCTCGCCATGCTGTCGAGTGAACATCAGGCCGTTGTGAGCGCTTTGTCCAAACTGCCGCCCCGCCAGCGTGAAGTTCTGGTGCTCCGTTACTACGGTGGGCTGAGTGAGGCCGAGATTTCCGAGGCCGCCGGTATTTCGAAAGGTACCGTGAAGTCAACCGCCAGCCGGGCGCTGGAGGCACTGCAGAAAGCGATGCAGTCGCCGAACTGA
- the nagA gene encoding N-acetylglucosamine-6-phosphate deacetylase, producing MIVGGRVVTPDRVLDDGWLAIAGGTIVQVGSGTPPDIDRVHVDGGLVIPGFIDTHCHGGGGGSFSSGNPEELFRAVRAHRRHGTTTMLGSLVSDPIPVLRDQIAALRELVQEGELAGIHLEGPFISKARCGAHDPATLIEPDTATVNALLGAGRGDIRMVTLAPELHGGVKAVRQLAESGVIAAIGHTDGVEDQIIPAIDAGASVATHLFNAMRPLHHREPGPIGALLDDERITVELICDLVHVHPTVLRLAAHHAGKGRTVLITDAMSATDAADGSYILGRLEVDVRDGVATLAGNGSLAGSTLTMDAAFRNLVRGAGIDLLDAVRATSGRPAELLGIADRTGSLRAGLAADVVVLDRDLRPVKVLRQGEWVEDDAAATLSATAPLSGAVEGGVSVSDG from the coding sequence GTGATCGTGGGCGGCCGGGTAGTGACCCCGGACCGTGTACTCGACGACGGCTGGCTGGCTATCGCCGGCGGCACGATCGTCCAAGTCGGTTCCGGGACACCCCCGGACATCGACCGCGTCCATGTCGACGGGGGCCTGGTCATCCCCGGCTTCATCGACACCCACTGCCATGGCGGTGGGGGCGGGTCGTTCTCCAGTGGAAATCCCGAGGAGCTGTTCCGCGCCGTCCGCGCGCACCGGCGCCATGGGACCACGACCATGCTCGGCAGTCTGGTCTCGGATCCCATCCCGGTGCTCAGGGACCAGATCGCGGCCCTCCGAGAGCTGGTCCAAGAGGGTGAACTTGCCGGGATTCACCTTGAAGGACCCTTCATCTCCAAAGCGCGGTGCGGGGCACACGACCCGGCGACGCTGATCGAGCCGGACACGGCGACGGTGAACGCGCTCCTCGGCGCGGGCCGCGGCGACATCCGGATGGTCACGCTCGCCCCGGAACTGCACGGTGGCGTCAAAGCGGTACGGCAACTGGCCGAATCGGGCGTCATCGCCGCCATCGGGCACACCGACGGCGTGGAAGACCAGATCATCCCCGCGATCGACGCGGGCGCCTCCGTCGCGACCCACCTCTTCAACGCCATGCGGCCCCTCCACCATCGCGAGCCGGGCCCGATCGGCGCCCTCCTCGACGACGAGCGGATCACCGTCGAACTGATCTGCGACCTCGTCCACGTGCACCCGACGGTGCTGCGGCTCGCCGCGCACCACGCGGGCAAGGGCCGGACGGTGCTCATCACCGACGCCATGTCGGCCACCGACGCCGCCGACGGCAGCTACATCCTCGGCCGCCTCGAGGTCGACGTCCGCGACGGTGTCGCCACGCTGGCCGGGAACGGTTCACTGGCCGGCAGCACGCTGACCATGGACGCGGCCTTCCGCAACCTGGTCCGCGGCGCGGGCATCGACCTGCTCGACGCCGTCCGCGCGACCTCCGGCCGGCCGGCCGAACTGCTCGGCATCGCCGACCGGACCGGGTCGCTGCGCGCCGGGCTCGCGGCCGACGTCGTCGTGCTGGACCGCGACCTGCGACCGGTCAAGGTGCTGCGCCAGGGCGAGTGGGTCGAGGACGACGCTGCGGCTACATTGAGCGCCACGGCCCCGCTGAGCGGCGCGGTCGAAGGCGGTGTGTCGGTCAGCGACGGGTAG
- a CDS encoding DedA family protein — protein sequence MILAQNTVTTMGLLPEWLDPKILLSGLTVPVITVLCLIIFIESSVFPVLPGDSLLFTAGLLIANGSIKAPLWLVCVLVTLAALIGNMLGYGLGWKIGPWLFRKPDSKFFNKKYVDQTHAFLEKHGPKAVVLARFVPFVRTFITWIAGIGKMDPKKYFTYTVIGGILWAAGITALGHLLGGVAFIEKNIDAIFILIVLVSVVPIVIEYLKARREKKHAGTDAAPAVDMDATQQIPRVRD from the coding sequence GTGATCCTGGCGCAGAACACCGTGACGACGATGGGGCTCCTGCCCGAGTGGCTGGACCCGAAGATCCTGTTGAGCGGGCTGACCGTCCCGGTCATCACCGTGCTCTGCCTGATCATCTTCATCGAAAGCAGCGTCTTCCCGGTGCTGCCCGGCGATTCCCTGCTGTTCACCGCGGGCCTGCTCATCGCCAACGGCTCGATCAAGGCCCCGCTCTGGCTCGTGTGCGTGCTGGTCACGCTCGCCGCCCTGATCGGCAACATGCTCGGCTACGGCCTCGGCTGGAAGATCGGCCCCTGGCTGTTCCGCAAGCCGGATTCGAAGTTCTTCAACAAGAAGTACGTCGACCAGACACACGCCTTCCTGGAGAAGCACGGGCCGAAGGCGGTCGTGCTGGCGCGGTTCGTGCCGTTCGTGCGGACGTTCATCACCTGGATCGCCGGCATCGGCAAGATGGACCCGAAGAAGTACTTCACCTACACCGTCATCGGCGGCATCCTGTGGGCCGCCGGGATCACCGCGCTCGGCCACCTGCTCGGCGGGGTCGCCTTCATCGAGAAGAACATCGACGCGATCTTCATCCTGATCGTGCTGGTGTCGGTGGTGCCGATCGTGATCGAGTACCTGAAGGCGCGCCGCGAGAAGAAGCACGCGGGCACCGACGCCGCTCCGGCCGTGGACATGGACGCGACGCAGCAGATCCCGCGCGTGCGCGACTGA
- a CDS encoding FAD-binding oxidoreductase: MSNDALVIRLREHLGEAAVLTDYDVTAAYSRDMMPLAESGRPLAVVLPADTAGVQAVVKACAEFEVPIVPRGAGSGLSGAANAIDGCVVLVLTKLDQVVEIDEGNRLAVVQPGVVNLDFRTAVEKHGLFYPPDPSSYDWCTIGGNLSTNAGGLCCVKYGVTTDSVLGLEVVLADGSLLKTGRRTVKGVAGYDLARLFVGSEGTLGVITQATVALKPLPQLPSTLVAAFNSTEAAGEAVARVVREGLVPSLLEIMDATSIKAAEAYLKTDLGTSSDCKALLLAQSDSGGEVARRELAALEQICVDCGADLAYATEDLEEGKMLLQARRVVLTALELYGVWLTDDVCVPRTRIAELIAGCERISEEVGLRIAVVGHAGDGNMHPTIVYSPDSEEEFARARTAFDAILEVALSLGGTVTGEHGIGRIKREWLAKEIGEVGLRVHRQIKQALDPGNLFNPDSMFSL, encoded by the coding sequence ATGAGCAACGACGCCTTGGTCATCCGGCTCCGCGAGCATCTCGGCGAGGCCGCGGTACTCACCGACTACGACGTCACGGCCGCGTACTCGCGCGACATGATGCCGCTCGCCGAGTCGGGCAGGCCCCTCGCGGTGGTGCTGCCCGCCGACACGGCGGGGGTGCAGGCCGTGGTCAAGGCCTGCGCGGAATTCGAGGTCCCGATCGTGCCCCGCGGCGCCGGCAGTGGTCTGTCCGGCGCCGCGAACGCGATCGACGGCTGTGTCGTGCTGGTGCTGACCAAACTCGACCAGGTCGTCGAGATCGACGAGGGCAACCGGCTCGCCGTCGTGCAGCCCGGCGTGGTGAACCTCGATTTCCGCACCGCCGTGGAGAAACACGGCCTGTTCTATCCGCCGGACCCCTCCAGCTACGACTGGTGCACCATCGGCGGCAACCTGTCGACCAACGCCGGTGGTCTGTGCTGCGTGAAGTACGGCGTCACCACGGATTCGGTACTGGGCCTGGAAGTCGTGCTCGCCGACGGGTCGCTGCTGAAGACCGGGCGCCGCACGGTGAAGGGCGTCGCGGGCTACGACCTCGCGCGGCTCTTCGTCGGCAGTGAGGGCACGCTCGGGGTGATCACACAGGCGACGGTCGCGCTGAAACCGTTGCCGCAGCTGCCTTCCACGCTCGTCGCGGCCTTCAACAGCACGGAGGCCGCCGGGGAAGCCGTCGCGCGAGTCGTGCGCGAGGGGCTGGTGCCGTCGCTGCTGGAGATCATGGACGCGACGTCCATCAAGGCCGCCGAGGCCTATCTCAAGACCGACCTCGGCACCAGCTCGGACTGCAAAGCCTTGCTGCTCGCGCAATCCGACTCCGGCGGCGAGGTCGCACGGCGGGAACTCGCCGCCCTGGAACAGATCTGCGTCGACTGCGGTGCGGATCTGGCCTACGCCACCGAAGATCTCGAAGAGGGCAAGATGCTGCTGCAGGCGCGGCGGGTCGTGCTCACCGCGCTGGAGCTGTACGGCGTCTGGCTGACCGACGACGTCTGCGTGCCGCGCACCCGGATCGCCGAGCTGATCGCGGGCTGCGAGCGGATCAGCGAAGAGGTCGGGCTGCGGATCGCCGTGGTGGGCCACGCCGGCGACGGCAACATGCACCCGACGATCGTCTACTCGCCGGACTCCGAGGAGGAGTTCGCCCGCGCGCGGACGGCGTTCGACGCGATTCTCGAGGTCGCCCTGTCGCTGGGCGGGACGGTCACCGGCGAACACGGCATCGGCAGGATCAAACGCGAGTGGCTGGCGAAGGAGATCGGCGAAGTCGGCCTTCGCGTGCATCGCCAGATCAAGCAGGCTCTCGACCCGGGGAACCTCTTCAACCCGGACTCGATGTTCTCCCTCTGA
- a CDS encoding MFS transporter has translation MAGRKQWWALAVLVLPVLLISVDMTVLGFALPFLSEDLAPTGAEQLWIVDIYSFMLAGLLVLMGTLGDRIGRRKLLLMGAAAFGAASVLAAFSTSAFMLIIARALLGVGGATLMPSTLSLIRSIFLDPKQRRTAIAVWSAGFSGGMALGPVLGGWLLEHFWWGSVFLINVPVMLVLLVVGPFVLPEARDPKPGRFDPLSALLSLAAMLPVVYGIKLVAEHGFTLKAAISILIGLALGVLFVRRQNRLDEPMLDLKLFSNRAFSGSVVTNMLGVFALVGLLFLVPQYLQLVLGLTPVVAALWMLPATVAGITGALLAAWLAKRIRVSVLVSVGLLVAAVGFLALTQVSSGGGLAYVVVSFTLLGGGVALSETLTNDLVISAAPAERAGAASAISETGFELGGALGTAILGSVATAVYRSGLPEGTPEAARDTLGGAVATAQQLDPAQGQALLASAREAFTQGMHVTAWAGVVVLVYTGVQAYILLNRKKDSAVRI, from the coding sequence ATGGCGGGGCGCAAGCAGTGGTGGGCGTTGGCGGTACTGGTGCTTCCGGTGCTGCTGATCAGCGTGGACATGACGGTGCTCGGGTTCGCGCTGCCGTTCCTGTCCGAGGATCTGGCGCCGACCGGTGCGGAGCAGTTGTGGATCGTCGACATCTACTCGTTCATGCTGGCGGGCCTGCTGGTCCTGATGGGCACGCTCGGCGACCGCATCGGGCGCCGCAAGCTGCTGCTCATGGGTGCCGCGGCGTTCGGCGCCGCGTCGGTGCTCGCGGCCTTCTCGACCAGCGCGTTCATGCTGATCATCGCCCGGGCGCTGCTCGGGGTCGGTGGCGCGACGCTGATGCCGTCGACGCTGTCGCTGATCCGCAGCATCTTCCTCGACCCCAAACAGCGCCGGACCGCGATCGCGGTGTGGAGTGCCGGGTTCTCCGGCGGCATGGCGCTCGGACCGGTGCTCGGCGGCTGGCTGCTGGAGCACTTCTGGTGGGGTTCGGTGTTCCTCATCAACGTCCCGGTGATGCTGGTGCTGCTGGTCGTCGGACCGTTCGTGCTGCCGGAGGCGCGTGACCCGAAGCCGGGCCGCTTCGACCCGTTGTCGGCGCTGCTGTCCCTGGCCGCGATGCTGCCGGTGGTCTACGGCATCAAGCTGGTCGCCGAACACGGCTTCACCCTCAAGGCCGCGATCAGCATCCTGATCGGTCTCGCGCTCGGTGTGCTGTTCGTCCGCAGGCAGAACCGTCTCGACGAGCCGATGCTCGACCTGAAGCTGTTCTCGAACCGGGCCTTCAGCGGGTCCGTCGTGACGAACATGCTCGGCGTGTTCGCCTTGGTCGGCCTGTTGTTCCTGGTGCCGCAGTACCTGCAGCTGGTGCTCGGGCTGACCCCGGTCGTCGCCGCGCTGTGGATGCTCCCGGCGACGGTCGCCGGGATCACCGGCGCGCTTCTCGCGGCTTGGCTCGCGAAGCGGATCCGGGTCTCCGTGCTGGTCAGTGTCGGTCTCCTGGTCGCCGCTGTCGGGTTCCTGGCGTTGACGCAGGTCTCGTCCGGCGGCGGGCTCGCGTACGTCGTGGTGTCGTTCACGCTGCTCGGGGGCGGTGTCGCCCTGTCGGAGACGCTGACGAACGACCTGGTCATCTCGGCCGCACCGGCCGAACGGGCCGGGGCCGCGTCGGCGATTTCCGAGACCGGCTTCGAGCTGGGCGGCGCGCTGGGCACCGCGATCCTGGGTAGTGTCGCGACCGCGGTCTACCGCTCCGGCCTGCCGGAGGGCACGCCCGAGGCCGCGCGGGACACGCTCGGTGGCGCCGTCGCCACCGCGCAGCAGCTCGACCCCGCGCAGGGGCAGGCGCTACTGGCGTCGGCGCGTGAAGCCTTCACCCAGGGGATGCACGTCACCGCATGGGCAGGCGTCGTCGTGCTCGTCTATACGGGTGTTCAAGCGTACATTCTGCTCAATCGGAAGAAAGATTCCGCAGTGCGGATCTGA